The following proteins are encoded in a genomic region of Chaetodon auriga isolate fChaAug3 chromosome 8, fChaAug3.hap1, whole genome shotgun sequence:
- the LOC143324549 gene encoding uncharacterized protein LOC143324549 isoform X9 codes for MATMTTEASAVSEADTEGKQKASGAEPEPEPENKQKPEGAASEPEGGQSSKKAQEQASEPGPADVATSPEEEQLKPRTRTSAGKGLSRLFSSFLKRRSQCSEGEGFEVEKAREEKADKEEKTDKAEKTDKAEEEKVVEVKSEEKEAKVEEVKEVKKKEEKVEQKEEKKEEEKVEKKGSKKKKKEAKKKQEKKDEEKVKPDEEEKEEETLKKKEEQKEEEKAQQSVEKREDKLQTKEEEKKETAEVKDKGAEAGKKESKEEENIDKRVAKKKEKEEKIKKKEDEKAKRRAEEEERVKRREEEKAKKKEEEKAREAEKAKKKEEEKVRKKEEEEKSKEKTKKKEEEKVKEEAKKKETEKEEEKTEEKQKKEEEKGKKKDKGKNKAKKEEKTVKGESEEQVKAPIAAPEPELKTEPETEQAPDQHSISSAETQPVQEEHKEEAAAQKEADVVEEVKEKDTEKKEEEPAGQQKEGKGGEKAKEEAKKEKPVKEKKTEKKAEKKTEEAKGSKRQKTMQCKVTLLDDTQFECELDKHAKGQELLTKVYDHVNLLEKDYFGLANWETPTSKTWLEATKEIRKQVSGAVYEFTFNVKFYPPDPAQLTEDLTRYFLCLQLRKDIMRGVLPCTFVTLSLLGSYAAQSELGEYDPELHGTDYLKDLSLAPGQSKELEEKVMELHRTYRSMSPAQADMLFLENAKKLSMYGVDLHHAKDLDGVDITLGVCSSGLMVYKDKLRINRFPWPKVLKISYKRSSFFIKIRPSEQEQYESTIGFKLPNYKASKKLWKVCVEHHTFFRVPTVEPPSSRRFLVLGSKFRYSGRTQAQTRQASSMIDRPAPRFTRSASKRLSRNLDGAGDETLQFLQQLSASTRSEVDDWSLMLTSDKPQPSPESPAGGESEQAFLQSWDEGQTVDTVAVTWQDTETGQTGSQTITQIASQSWQELAYDEQQQRTKEDEWSALLHRYPPFPFVPPFDFVKQPAKLSMTKLSSMDRLLQPAVTQQDDWYLYFDRIFSLSLLEGTDTPYSPVAQFPLQEEDEQGMYVAEQESTAEEVIERLQETVTLIDKVTEVDVLERRLREVKDLEGRLQDMDDMAARLQEVIEEELGKEEVDKLKKEVGDLEQEEQIQAEGITETVVKKSVRRIETKEDEVDELEEQIKQVFLKGLLPEEEEAEVKQESEKEVTEESLVDDSLREKLRQIEKDWKSKVEEKSGTSDVSSTISVVAYQKVERRTEKRRVIVDESEQRQEEMEDVQVQAVSEERRGKEVRWRKVEVREERKVTERPQVQDPSQVADQDVWFKLFDRPPYKAVFKPPVTAVEPAQVDEGEYFTSTTESEEKTEIILEERKVREEEVWSVPEIPTPQTLTERDDDWFVLLAVIPRETPYVPPVTVRGRELMDAESFVSVVEAAADDEIREVVAEERKVIEEAPRRLQEIPQQPVTEIDDDWFVLLDLVPRETSYVPPVGVAQLVAEVSPEERVSQVEMTSVEWREKRIEIVVEDTEVKQELREKRVVGVPQAVRETDDDWFVLLDAPAREPSFVPPVTMAEYVQVSPEESISTVAETITVESRMKVAVEETVVLKEDKMLPKQMIPEQKISQPVSERDDEWFLLLDVVPSETAYIPPVSLASPVQIYPSVPPQIEVVSIERKLQQVDLDQIRLQPSEPLPQREDDWFVLFDAIREKPVILPSVSPGAILPDIRKPFEVEVKTTETTTWKKTIIGVDSRQDQTRLSEIRPRQTAPPAEREGGDDWFTLFDVCREKPVVVPPAAVVERIVHVVAAAEPKPKFIMEDVRPPAKMVEMKPPPRQVDDDWFVLLDVAAKAPVAAGERIRVQPEVRPAKVFAATEQRARQRITIVEETWQQEKVVQEKSRPAVREVEDDWFKLLDVAAKKSVAVPERIQFPAEVRAPAAAAKTRVTISERRPQFEKRILEERRPLTHTHVIDDWFVLLDVGPKESVVSTQKGTRPVSAPVFSQAALAEAGIPMAPFDQPQTSTPIKTSLKEERRLEVTVEAVEPSKIEAVAEVKPAVWRDQREAHSSLISTVNGDIQHESEAMSTEVVRMRKKRAKKIEGDSIYIRHSLLMLEEFDKPQEDLLRHHASISELKRNFMESVPEQRPSEWDKRLSTHSPFRTLGINGQPLPSADGPPLVQTQTVTITAVSNSLPSGISTTEVPVVPTKTFIYESSKMTDDGTDDKAVSSSKTVTSETTSGTTVTTTTTHISKVVKSGSTETRVEKRIVITADSDIDQDKEKDGGASAL; via the exons A TGGCTACCATGACAACAGAGGCAAGTGCAGTGAGTGAGGCGGACACCGAGGGCAAGCAGAAGGCCAGCGGCGCCGAGCCCGAACCCGAACCAGAGAACAAGCAGAAGCCGGAGGGGGCCGCGTCCGAGCCAGAGGGGGGGCAGTCGAGCAAGAAAGCCCAGGAGCAGGCGTCTGAGCCCGGGCCTGCTGACGTAGCTACCTCccctgaggaggagcagctgaagccTCGTACCCGGACCTCTGCTGGCAAAGGCCTGTCTcgcctcttctcctctttcctgaAACGTCGCTCACAGTGCTCCGAGGGAGAGGGGTTTGAGGTAGAGAAGGCCAGGGAGGAAAAGGCagacaaggaggaaaaaactgACAAGGCGGAAAAAACTGACAAAGCGGAAGAGGAGAAGGTGGTAGAGGTGaaaagtgaagagaaagaggctAAAGTAGAGGAGGTAAAAGAAgtgaaaaagaaggaagaaaaagtagaacaaaaagaggagaaaaaggaggaagaaaaagttgAGAAGAAGggcagtaaaaagaaaaagaaagaagccaagaagaaacaagagaaaaaggatgaggagaaagtgaaaccagacgaggaggaaaaagaagaggaaaccttgaaaaagaaagaggagcaaaaggaggaggagaaagcacagcagagtgtagaaaagagggaggacaaattgcagacaaaagaagaagagaagaaggagaccGCTGAAGTCAAAGACAAGGGGGCAGAAGCCGGAAAGAAAGAGagtaaagaggaggaaaacattGACAAGAGGGTcgcaaagaaaaaagaaaaggaggaaaagataaagaagaaggaggacgaaaaagcaaagaggagagcggaggaagaagaaagggtaaagaggagagaagaagagaaagcaaagaagaaagaggaggaaaaggcaaGAGAGGCcgaaaaagcaaagaagaaagaagaggaaaaggtcagaaagaaggaggaggaggagaaatcaaaagagaagacaaaaaagaaagaagaggagaaagtgaaagaagaggcaaagaagaaagagacagaaaaggaggaggaaaagacagaagaaaagcaaaagaaggaagaggaaaaggggaagaaaaaagacaagggGAAGAACAAGgcaaagaaggaggagaagacggTGAAAGGAGAAAGTGAGGAGCAGGTGAAAGCACCGATTGCTGCTCCAGAGCCTGAGCTTAAAACTGAGCCAGAGACCGAACAGGCTCCTGATCAGCACTCAATCAGCAGCGCAGAGACGCAG CCAGTTCAAGAGGAACACAAGGAAGAAGCCGCAGCACAGAAGGAGGCTGACGTTGTGGAAGAAGTGAAGGAgaaggacacagagaaaaaggaggaagaacCAGCAGGACAGCAGAAGGAAGGCAAAGGAGGGGAGAAGGCAAAGGAGGAGGCAAAGAAGGAGAAGCCTgtcaaagaaaagaagacagagaagaaggcagagaagaaaacagaggaggccAAAGGCTCCAAACGTCAGAAGACCATGCAATGCAAAGTCACCTTACTGGACGACACTCAGTTCGAGTGTGAGCTTGAT AAACATGCTAAAGGACAAGAACTTTTAACAAAGGTGTATGACCATGTCAACCTGCTGGAGAAGGATTACTTTGGCCTCGCTAACTGGGAAACCCCAACCAGCAAG ACGTGGTTGGAAGCGACCAAAGAGATCCGGAAGCAGGTTTCAGGCGCTGTGTATGAATTCACATTCAACGTGAAGTTCTACCCTCCTGATCCAGCACAGCTGACTGAAGACCTCACCAG GTACTTCCTGTGTCTCCAGCTGAGGAAGGACATTATGCGCGGCGTTCTTCCCTGTACCTTTGTCACACTGTCCCTGCTGGGCTCCTATGCTGCCCAGTCGGAACTGGGAGAGTATGACCCAGAGCTCCACGGAACGGACTATTTAAAGGATCTGAGTCTGGCTCCCGGGCAGAgcaaagagctggaggaaaaaGTGATGGAGCTGCACCGCACCTACAG gTCAATGAGTCCTGCCCAAGCAGACATGTTGTTTCTGGAAAATGCCAAGAAACTCTCCATGTATGGAGTTGACCTGCACCATGCCAAG GATCTTGATGGTGTCGACATTACGCTGGGGGTTTGCTCCAGTGGCCTGATGGTCTACAAGGACAAGCTGAGGATCAACCGTTTCCCCTGGCCCAAAGTGCTCAAGATCTCTTACAAACGCAGCAGCTTCTTTATCAAAATCAGACCATCAGAG CAAGAGCAGTATGAAAGCACAATTGGCTTCAAACTGCCCAACTACAAAGCGTCGAAGAAGCTGTGGAAAGTTTGTGTCGAACACCATACCTTCTTCAG GGTTCCAACAGTGGAGCCCCCTTCATCTCGTCGCTTCCTCGTCCTGGGCTCCAAATTCCGGTACAGCGGACGCACTCAGGCTCAGACCCGCCAGGCCAGCTCCATGATTGACCGCCCAGCCCCTCGCTTCACACGCTCTGCAAGCAAGAGGCTGTCCCGTAACCTAGACGGAG CTGGAGATGAAACTCTCCAGTTCCTGCAGCAACTTTCAGCGTCAACCCGGTCGGAGGTTGATGATTGGTCGCTGATGCTGACGTCTGACAAACCCCAGCCTTCTCCTGAATCCCCAG CCGGAGGGGAGTCTGAGCAGGCTTTCCTTCAGTCCTGGGACGAGGGTCAGACTGTTGACACAGTCGCAGTTACCTGGCAGGACACTGAGACTGGACAGACTGGCTCTCAAACCATCACCCAGATAGCCAGTCAGTCGTGGCAGGAGCTGGCGtatgatgagcagcagcagaggacaaaggAAGACGAGTGGTCTGCCCTGCTCCATCGTTATCCTCCTTTTCCCTTTGTCCCACCTTTTGATTTCGTGAAACAGCCAG CTAAACTCAGCATGACAAAACTGAGCTCTATGGACAGACTGTTGCAACCAGCAGTGACACAACAGGATGATTGGTACCTTTACTTTGACCGAATCTTCAGCCTATCCTTGCTTGAGGGTACTGACACGCCAT ACTCTCCAGTAGCTCAGTTCCCGCTCCAAGAAGAGGATGAGCAGGGCATGTATGTGGCAGAGCAGGAATCGACCGCTGAGGAGGTCATTGAGAGGCTGCAGGAAACCGTGACCTTGATAGACAAAGTGACAGAGGTGGATGTTTTAGAAAGGAGGCTGAGGGAAGTGAAGGATTTAGAGGGAAGGCTCCAAGACATGGATGATATGGCTGCCAGACTTCAGGAAGTAATAGAAGAGGAATTGGGTAAGGAAGAGGTAGATAAGTTAAAGAAGGAAGTTGGAGATTTGGAGCAGGAAGAACAAATTCAAGCTGAAGGTATAACAGAAACAGTGGTGAAGAAATCAGTGAGGAGAATAGAGACAAAAGAGGATGAGGTGGATGAACTGGAAGAGCAGATAAAGCAGGTGTTTTTAAAAGGCTTGTtgcctgaggaggaagaggccgaGGTGAAGCAGGAGAGTGAAAAAGAGGTGACAGAAGAGAGTCTGGTAGATGATAGCTTGAGAGAGAAGCTACGCCAGATAGAAAAGGACTGGAAGAGCAAGGTGGAGGAGAAGTCTGGCACTTCAGATGTCTCCAGTACAATATCTGTAGTAGCATACCAGAAGGTGGAGCGTAGGACTGAGAAGAGAAGGGTTATTGTAGATGAGAGCGagcagaggcaggaagaaaTGGAAGATGTGCAGGTACAGGCTGTGTCAGAGGAGAGGCGAGGAAAAGAGGTGAGATGGCGTAAGGTAGAAGTgcgagaggagagaaaagtcaCAGAGAGGCCTCAGGTTCAGGATCCATCTCAGGTGGCAGATCAGGACGTCTGGTTCAAACTTTTTGACCGGCCTCCATACAAAGCTGTTTTCAAACCACCAG TTACCGCTGTGGAACCTGCTCAGGTGGATGAAGGCGAGTATTTCACCTCAACGACtgagagtgaggagaaaacagagattATACtagaagagagaaaagtgagagaagaggaagttTGGAGTGTACCAGAGATCCCAACACCGCAGACCCTCACAGAAAGAGATGATGACTGgtttgtgctgctggctgtTATTCCCAGAGAAACACCTTATGTACCACCAG TTACAGTGAGGGGAAGAGAACTGATGGATGCGGAAAGTTTTGTCTCTGTCGTTGAAGCTGCGGCCGATGACGAGATTAGAGAAGTAGTAGCTGAAGAGAGAAAGGTAATAGAAGAGGCACCAAGACGTCTGCAAGAAATCCCACAGCAGCCAGTGACAGAAATAGACGATGACTGGTTTGTGTTGCTGGATCTTGTTCCCAGAGAAACATCATATGTGCCACCAG TTGGTGTTGCACAGCTTGTGGCTGAAGTGTCTCCAGAAGAACGAGTCTCTCAGGTTGAAATGACAAGCGTtgagtggagagaaaaaagaataGAGATTGTGGTAGAAGACACAGAAGTGAAACAAGAGCTGAGGGAAAAGCGAGTAGTAGGTGTGCCACAGGCTGTGAGGGAGACAGACGATGACTGGTTTGTGCTGTTGGATGCTCCCGCTAGAGAACCATCATTTGTGCCACCAG TTACCATGGCTGAGTATGTTCAGGTTTCTCCTGAAGAGAGCATTTCTACTGTGGCAGAAACAATAACAGTAGAGTCCAGGATGAAGGTTGCAGTTGAAGAGACTGTGGTGCTGAAAGAGGACAAGATGCTTCCCAAGCAAATGATTCCAGAGCAGAAAATCTCCCAGCCAGTCAGTGAAAGAGATGATGAGTGGTTTCTTCTGCTGGATGTTGTTCCCAGTGAAACTGCCTACATCCCACCAG tttctctggCATCACCGGTCCAAATTTATCCAAGTGTACCACCTCAAATTGAAGTGGTGAGCATAGAGCGGAAGTTGCAGCAGGTTGATCTTGATCAGATTCGACTGCAGCCTTCCGAGCCACTGCCACAGAGAGAGGACGACTggtttgtgctgtttgatgctATTCGTGAAAAGCCGGTCATACTACCATCAg TTTCTCCTGGTGCGATTCTTCCGGATATTAGGAAGCCGTTTGAGGTTGAGGTGAAAACCACAGAGACTACAACATGGAAGAAGACAATAATTGGTGTGGACAGCAGGCAAGATCAGACACGTCTGTCTGAGATTAGACCGCGCCAAACTGCACCTCCGGcagaaagggaaggaggagatgaTTGGTTTACCCTGTTCGACGTCTGCCGTGAAAAGCCTGTTGTCGTACCACCAG CTGCTGTGGTTGAGCGTATTGTGCATGTGGTGGCAGCCGCTGAACCAAAGCCAAAATTCATCATGGAAGACGTGAGGCCACCTGCGAAGATGGTGGAGATGAAACCACCACCAAGACAGGTGGATGATGACTGGTTTGTGCTGCTAGATGTTGCAGCGAAAGCACCAG TGGCTGCGGGTGAACGCATTCGTGTGCAACCTGAAGTAAGACCAGCTAAAGTGTTTgcagccacagagcagagagcacgGCAGAGAATTACTATAGTGGAGGAGACGTGGCAGCAGGAGAAGGTGGTACAGGAGAAATCACGTCCAGCAGTGAGAGAGGTGGAAGATGATTGGTTTAAGCTTCTGGATGTAGCCGCTAAGAAATCAG TCGCCGTCCCTGAACGCATCCAGTTCCCAGCAGAGGTGAGGGCTCCAGCCGCTGCGGCCAAAACAAGGGTCACTATTTCTGAGAGGAGACCACAGTTTGAGAAACGGATCCTGGAGGAAAGACGTccgctcacgcacacacacgttatcGATGATTGGTTTGTTCTACTAGATGTTGGCCCCAAAGAGTCag TGGTGAGCACACAGAAGGGCACCCGTCCTGTCAGTGCTCCGGTGTTCTCCCAGGCTGCTCTGGCAGAGGCAGGGATCCCCATGGCCCCCTTCGACCAACCCCAGACCTCCACCCCAATAAAGACCAGTCTCAAGGAGGAAAGAAGGCTGGAGGTCACGGTAGAAGCTGTGGAGCCCTCAAAAATCGAGGCTGTGGCTGAGGTCAAG CCAGCAGTGTGGAGGGACCAGAGAGAAGCACACTCGTCACTGATATCCACCGTCAATGGGGACATTCAG CACGAGTCTGAGGCCATGAGCACGGAGGTGGTGCGAATGCGAAAG aaaagaGCTAAGAAAATTGAGGGTGACTCAATTTATATCAGACATAGCCTTTTAATGTTGGAG GAGTTCGATAAGCCTCAGGAGGACTTGCTCAGGCATCACGCCAGCATCAGTGAGCTGAAGAGGAACTTCATGGAGTCCGTCCCGGAGCAGAGGCCCAGTGAGTGGGACAAGCGTCTGTCCACGCACTCTCCGTTCCGCACGCTGGGTATCAACGGCCAGCCTCTCCCCAGTGCAGATGGG